One Cyanobacteriota bacterium genomic window, TTCATGCCTCGGATGAATGGCTGGGAGGTTTTATTGCGGATCCAGCATCAACCAGAGTGGCAATTGATTCCGATCGTGGTCATGACAGGACGGCGAGAAGAAGCAGAAGCAAAAGTGCCAGAGATGTTTCGCCACTTTGAGTTTATTGAAAAACCCTTTGATCAACGCACCTTGATTTCAGCCGTGCGATCGGCCATGAGTAAGGCTAAGCAGCGCCAATCGATCGCGGGCACTCTCTCCACACCAGGAACAACTTCATCGCCCTCATCCCCAAAAGCTACTGAAACCCCACATGTCTCCGCAGTTCCACCTGCAACTCCCCATCTAGCAAATGCTACACCTCAGTCTACTCATGTTACACCTGATGTAGTCACCGCTCTGCAAGCAGAAATCACTACCCTCAAAGAGCAAAATGCCAGACTGCAAGCCGATTTTGAAGTCTTGCGCCTGCAGGTGACTCAGTTAGCATCCTATGTGAAGCAAAAACT contains:
- a CDS encoding response regulator gives rise to the protein MAAYKILIVDDSKAIRLQVRDMLPPGNFEVSEAKDGIEALDLIRQDVPHLMLLDFFMPRMNGWEVLLRIQHQPEWQLIPIVVMTGRREEAEAKVPEMFRHFEFIEKPFDQRTLISAVRSAMSKAKQRQSIAGTLSTPGTTSSPSSPKATETPHVSAVPPATPHLANATPQSTHVTPDVVTALQAEITTLKEQNARLQADFEVLRLQVTQLASYVKQKLS